In Mangifera indica cultivar Alphonso chromosome 1, CATAS_Mindica_2.1, whole genome shotgun sequence, a single genomic region encodes these proteins:
- the LOC123209138 gene encoding caffeic acid 3-O-methyltransferase — MGSTGETQITPVQVSDEEEANHFAMQLTSASVLPMVLKAAIELDLLEIIKKAGPGAFVSPNDIASQLPTKNPDAPTMLDRILRLLASYSVLTCSLRNLPDGKVERLYGLGKVCKFLTRNEDGVSLGDLSLMNQDKILMESWYFLKDAVLEGGIPFNKAYGMTAFEYHGKDPRFNKIFNNGMSSHSTITMKKILETYRGFEGLNSLVDVGGGIGATLHMIISKYPFIKGINFDLPHVIDDAPSLPGIEHVGGDMFVSVPKGDAIFMKWICHDWSDEHCLKFLKNCYGALPDNGKVIVCECILPVMPDPSLSSKVTIHIDCIMLAHNPGGKERTEQEFKALAKDSGFQGFQVVCSAFNTHIMEFIKSV, encoded by the exons ATGGGTTCCACAGGAGAAACTCAGATTACCCCAGTCCAAGTCTCAGATGAAGAAGAAGCTAATCACTTTGCCATGCAACTAACCAGCGCTTCAGTTCTACCCATGGTTCTCAAAGCCGCCATTGAACTTGACCTTCTGGAGATCATTAAAAAAGCAGGCCCTGGAGCTTTTGTTTCTCCAAACGACATCGCATCTCAGCTCCCCACAAAGAACCCAGATGCCCCCACCATGCTTGATCGCATTTTGCGCCTCCTCGCCAGCTACTCTGTTCTTACTTGCTCTCTGCGTAATCTTCCTGATGGAAAAGTTGAGAGGCTTTATGGCCTTGGAAAAGTCTGTAAATTTCTTACCAGAAATGAGGATGGCGTCAGTCTCGGTGATCTTTCTCTCATGAatcaagataaaattttgatggaGAGCTG gTACTTCTTGAAAGATGCTGTGCTTGAAGGTGGAATTCCATTTAACAAGGCCTATGGGATGACAGCATTTGAGTATCATGGCAAAGATCCCAGATTCAACAAGATCTTTAACAATGGAATGTCTTCACATTCGACAATCACCATGAAGAAAATTCTTGAGACTTACAGAGGCTTCGAGGGTCTCAATTCTTTGGTTGATGTTGGTGGCGGAATTGGAGCCACACTCCACATGATTATCTCCAAATACCCTTTCATTAAAGGCATCAACTTTGATTTGCCTCATGTTATTGACGATGCTCCATCTTTGCCTGGCATCGAGCACGTTGGTGGAGACATGTTTGTTAGTGTACCAAAAGGAGACGCCATTTTCATGAAG TGGATATGTCACGATTGGAGCGATGAACACTGCTTGAAGTTCTTGAAGAACTGCTATGGAGCACTTCCAGATAATGGGAAAGTGATTGTTTGCGAATGTATTCTTCCAGTGATGCCAGATCCAAGTCTTTCATCAAAGGTGACTATTCACATAGACTGTATAATGTTGGCTCATAATCCAGGAGGAAAAGAGAGGACTGAACAAGAATTCAAGGCCTTGGCTAAAGATTCAGGCTTCCAAGGATTCCAAGTGGTTTGCTCTGCTTTCAACACTCACATTATGGAATTTATTAAGAGTGTTTGA
- the LOC123220193 gene encoding uncharacterized protein LOC123220193 isoform X3, translating to MMGFGSSFSSSSNLSASAQPFTVDRSVSKPLVDLSEPPLNWLNTHPLSFDSSIKTSNFVEAKPYYPSFISPTYDDYTQSLTSLWDGSNAWNYPKNDINVSDFPVHKDHMDAGQNTEFMPVEYSSKSYVGPSSVFPETYSLASYEKVINPNDITSVRKSSPGLVIRAPNTTSFNNQGIGSLDLTMDFAANSNLFEGKVHVDSSKGNCNLEGDNLSFLELSTEKKEKLLSNISVTKDPFRTNSGLQVTHSSPSGNESLNCFENSSDSLDHFNHAVDSPCWKGVPISHYSALETCGSAPPQLTKTIEACSGSNLTGPTNNTIKFQKPSEFPVPSPERISVAKMLIQEFGSLGDVKEGSYPLKSSYGHGFQLSDDIEESRKEYALSKKSFYGLNLKPFHSTQQSLEEGKLTSERKCKSGTGVADVGMNTSDFSEGCSLHVPFHATEHVLSSPPAVEAAPSEPSKMCGKELAPKICVQTLINTMQNLSELLLSYCSNEACELKSQELSVLKNVINNLDKCILKNFGTVVPSQESLFPEKTSEFLRELPKLHKGVTMSKPQVTRAAAVTDLNRHHYQHAQEGRKHYIASDKLDDNLWNFASSTDVVDREKDRNMTQAIKKILSESFSEEEEAQPQILLYKNLWLEAEAALCSVNYKARFNQMKIEMEKCKSFKSKDLSENTTVASEVSKNNAGVEKISCSFSPDINMSDELKPEVNDDSIQDVPVTAPLIVTTGDHPHDVMARFNILKCIVESANNTTAIDASKLSSSQVSYDLNEYDRMAPAAKDDQTPDLSSWGLPVLSPTILHDNPEASIMARFQILKNRVDNTVCANTDGVLPQTFNLDFAGVKKHEPAEDEVLDRNMEPISLHNFSSHVEDKLTTEFCLHVKDDPVIHVHRTDRLGNQLPGSPYDSSSSDWEHVSKEELPGQNC from the exons ATGATGGGTTTTGGTTCCTCTTTCTCCTCATCGTCTAATTTATCTGCTTCAGCTCAACCCTTCACAGTTGATCGTTCTGTATCGAAACCCCTTGTGGATTTGAGTGAACCACCTTTGAATTGGCTTAATACTCACCCTTTGTCTTTTGATTCCTCTATTAAAACTAGTAATTTTGTCGAAGCCAAGCCTTATTATCCCTCTTTTATATCGCCCACCTATGATGACTACACTCAATCCTTGACTAGCTTGTGGGACGGATCAAACGCTTGGAATTATCCCAAAAACGATATCAACGTCTCTGATTTTCCCGTTCACAAGGATCATATGGATGCAG GGCAAAATACCGAGTTCATGCCTGTTGAGTATTCAAGCAAATCATATGTTGGACCCAGTTCAGTATTCCCTGAAACCTATTCTCTGGCATCATATGAGAAAGTTATTAATCCAAATGATATTACATCAGTCAGGAAATCTTCCCCTGGGCTTGTCATTAGAGCACCAAATACAACTTCATTTAACAATCAAGGAATTGGCAGCCTTGATCTCACTATGGACTTTGCTGCAAATAGTAATTTATTTGAAGGCAAAGTTCATGTGGATTCTAGTAAAGGAAACTGTAACCTAGAAGGGGATAATCTTAGTTTTTTGGAATTATCcacagaaaagaaagaaaagctgTTGAGCAACATAAGTGTGACTAAGGATCCCTTCAGGACAAATTCTGGACTTCAGGTCACTCATAGTAGTCCAAGTGGTAATGAATCCTTGAATTGTTTTGAGAATTCTTCTGATAGTTTAGATCATTTTAATCATGCTGTGGATTCACCCTGCTGGAAAGGAGTTCCAATTTCTCATTATTCTGCACTTGAAACCTGTGGGTCTGCCCCTCCACAACTTACAAAGACAATAGAAGCATGCAGTGGCTCCAATCTTACTGGGCCAACCAATAACACTATAAAGTTTCAGAAACCAAGTGAATTTCCAGTGCCTTCTCCAGAAAGAATTTCTGTTGCTAAAATGTTAATTCAGGAATTTGGATCACTTGGTGATGTGAAAGAAGGATCCTACCCTCTGAAATCAAGCTATGGCCATGGGTTTCAGCTTTCCGATGATATTGAAGAATCAAGAAAAGAATATGCTCTCTCCAAGAAGTCATTCTATGGGTTAAATTTGAAACCTTTCCATTCCACACAACAAAGTCTTGAGGAAGGTAAATTGACTTCAGAAAGAAAGTGCAAATCAGGCACTGGTGTTGCAGATGTTGGGATGAATACTAGTGATTTCTCAGAAGGTTGTTCATTACATGTGCCATTCCATGCTACAGAGCATGTCTTGAGTTCACCTCCTGCTGTAGAAGCTGCCCCCTCTGAGCCTAGTAAAATGTGTGGCAAAGAATTAGCTCCTAAGATTTGTGTCCAGACATTGATTAATACAATGCAGAACCTATCAGAATTGCTTCTATCTTATTGTTCAAATGAAGCATGTGAATTGAAGAGCCAAGAACTTTCTGTCCTTAAGAATGTGATCAACAACCTTgataaatgtatattaaaaaattttggaacTGTGGTCCCATCACAAGAATCTTTGTTTCCAGAGAAAACTTCTGAATTTCTCAGGGAGTTGCCTAAGCTTCATAAG GGAGTGACCATGAGTAAACCTCAGGTGACCAGGGCAGCAGCTGTTACTGATCTGAATCGCCATCATTATCAGCATGCCCAGGAGGGAAGGAAGCACTATATTGCATCTGATAAGTTAGATGATAATCTTTGGAATTTTGCTTCTTCGACGGATGTTGTAGATAGAGAGAAAGATCGTAACATGACGCAG GCAATAAAGAAGATTCTTAGTGAGAGTTTTTCTGAAGAGGAAGAAGCACAACCACAAATACTCTTATATAAGAATCTGTGGCTGGAGGCTGAAGCAGCATTGTGTTCTGTCAATTATAAGGCTCGCTTTAATCAAATGAAGATTGAGATGGAGAAATGCAAGTCTTTTAAATCGAAAG ATTTGTCTGAAAACACTACAGTTGCTTCAGAAGTATCAAAAAATAATGCAGGGGTGGAGAAAATATCATGTTCCTTTTCTCCTGATATAAACATGTCTGATGAATTGAAGCCTGAGGTTAATGATGATTCAATTCAGGATGTTCCTGTTACCGCACCTCTGATTGTAACCACAGGCGATCATCCTCATGATGTCATGGCCAGATTTAATATTCTGAAATGCATAGTGGAAAGTGCAAACAATACAACAGCTATAGATGCATCTAAGCTATCAAGCTCCCAAGTTTCTTATGATCTGAATGAGTATGACAGAATGGCACCTGCAGCTAAGGATGATCAAACCCCTGACCTGTCATCCTGGGGTTTGCCTGTCTTGAGCCCAACAATTCTTCATGATAATCCTGAGGCTTCCATCATGGCTAGATTCCAGATCCTCAAAAACCGTGTTGATAATACAGTTTGTGCAAATACAGATGGTGTACTCCCACAAACTTTCAATCTTGATTTTGCAGGAGTGAAAAAGCATGAGCCAGCTGAGGATGAAGTTTTGGACAGGAATATGGAACCTATCTCGTTGCATAACTTTTCTAGCCATGTTGAAGACAAGTTAACAACGGAGTTCTGTCTACATGTTAAGGATGATCCTGTGATCCACGTTCACAGGACGGACAGGTTGGGAAATCAACTTCCTGGTTCTCCTTATGATAGTTCATCATCGGATTGGGAACATGTGTCGAAGGAAGAGTTGCCAGGGCAGAATTGTTGA
- the LOC123220193 gene encoding uncharacterized protein LOC123220193 isoform X1: MMGFGSSFSSSSNLSASAQPFTVDRSVSKPLVDLSEPPLNWLNTHPLSFDSSIKTSNFVEAKPYYPSFISPTYDDYTQSLTSLWDGSNAWNYPKNDINVSDFPVHKDHMDAVAHSPKVLHLCEEKSQMLGFDKLGSCKIDGFDYKSFSGQNTEFMPVEYSSKSYVGPSSVFPETYSLASYEKVINPNDITSVRKSSPGLVIRAPNTTSFNNQGIGSLDLTMDFAANSNLFEGKVHVDSSKGNCNLEGDNLSFLELSTEKKEKLLSNISVTKDPFRTNSGLQVTHSSPSGNESLNCFENSSDSLDHFNHAVDSPCWKGVPISHYSALETCGSAPPQLTKTIEACSGSNLTGPTNNTIKFQKPSEFPVPSPERISVAKMLIQEFGSLGDVKEGSYPLKSSYGHGFQLSDDIEESRKEYALSKKSFYGLNLKPFHSTQQSLEEGKLTSERKCKSGTGVADVGMNTSDFSEGCSLHVPFHATEHVLSSPPAVEAAPSEPSKMCGKELAPKICVQTLINTMQNLSELLLSYCSNEACELKSQELSVLKNVINNLDKCILKNFGTVVPSQESLFPEKTSEFLRELPKLHKGVTMSKPQVTRAAAVTDLNRHHYQHAQEGRKHYIASDKLDDNLWNFASSTDVVDREKDRNMTQAIKKILSESFSEEEEAQPQILLYKNLWLEAEAALCSVNYKARFNQMKIEMEKCKSFKSKDLSENTTVASEVSKNNAGVEKISCSFSPDINMSDELKPEVNDDSIQDVPVTAPLIVTTGDHPHDVMARFNILKCIVESANNTTAIDASKLSSSQVSYDLNEYDRMAPAAKDDQTPDLSSWGLPVLSPTILHDNPEASIMARFQILKNRVDNTVCANTDGVLPQTFNLDFAGVKKHEPAEDEVLDRNMEPISLHNFSSHVEDKLTTEFCLHVKDDPVIHVHRTDRLGNQLPGSPYDSSSSDWEHVSKEELPGQNC, translated from the exons ATGATGGGTTTTGGTTCCTCTTTCTCCTCATCGTCTAATTTATCTGCTTCAGCTCAACCCTTCACAGTTGATCGTTCTGTATCGAAACCCCTTGTGGATTTGAGTGAACCACCTTTGAATTGGCTTAATACTCACCCTTTGTCTTTTGATTCCTCTATTAAAACTAGTAATTTTGTCGAAGCCAAGCCTTATTATCCCTCTTTTATATCGCCCACCTATGATGACTACACTCAATCCTTGACTAGCTTGTGGGACGGATCAAACGCTTGGAATTATCCCAAAAACGATATCAACGTCTCTGATTTTCCCGTTCACAAGGATCATATGGATGCAG TAGCACATTCACCCAAGGTCCTACACCTGTGTGAAGAGAAATCTCAGATGCTTGGCTTTGACAAACTGGGATCTTGTAAAATTGATGGATTTGATTATAAATCCTTCTCAGGGCAAAATACCGAGTTCATGCCTGTTGAGTATTCAAGCAAATCATATGTTGGACCCAGTTCAGTATTCCCTGAAACCTATTCTCTGGCATCATATGAGAAAGTTATTAATCCAAATGATATTACATCAGTCAGGAAATCTTCCCCTGGGCTTGTCATTAGAGCACCAAATACAACTTCATTTAACAATCAAGGAATTGGCAGCCTTGATCTCACTATGGACTTTGCTGCAAATAGTAATTTATTTGAAGGCAAAGTTCATGTGGATTCTAGTAAAGGAAACTGTAACCTAGAAGGGGATAATCTTAGTTTTTTGGAATTATCcacagaaaagaaagaaaagctgTTGAGCAACATAAGTGTGACTAAGGATCCCTTCAGGACAAATTCTGGACTTCAGGTCACTCATAGTAGTCCAAGTGGTAATGAATCCTTGAATTGTTTTGAGAATTCTTCTGATAGTTTAGATCATTTTAATCATGCTGTGGATTCACCCTGCTGGAAAGGAGTTCCAATTTCTCATTATTCTGCACTTGAAACCTGTGGGTCTGCCCCTCCACAACTTACAAAGACAATAGAAGCATGCAGTGGCTCCAATCTTACTGGGCCAACCAATAACACTATAAAGTTTCAGAAACCAAGTGAATTTCCAGTGCCTTCTCCAGAAAGAATTTCTGTTGCTAAAATGTTAATTCAGGAATTTGGATCACTTGGTGATGTGAAAGAAGGATCCTACCCTCTGAAATCAAGCTATGGCCATGGGTTTCAGCTTTCCGATGATATTGAAGAATCAAGAAAAGAATATGCTCTCTCCAAGAAGTCATTCTATGGGTTAAATTTGAAACCTTTCCATTCCACACAACAAAGTCTTGAGGAAGGTAAATTGACTTCAGAAAGAAAGTGCAAATCAGGCACTGGTGTTGCAGATGTTGGGATGAATACTAGTGATTTCTCAGAAGGTTGTTCATTACATGTGCCATTCCATGCTACAGAGCATGTCTTGAGTTCACCTCCTGCTGTAGAAGCTGCCCCCTCTGAGCCTAGTAAAATGTGTGGCAAAGAATTAGCTCCTAAGATTTGTGTCCAGACATTGATTAATACAATGCAGAACCTATCAGAATTGCTTCTATCTTATTGTTCAAATGAAGCATGTGAATTGAAGAGCCAAGAACTTTCTGTCCTTAAGAATGTGATCAACAACCTTgataaatgtatattaaaaaattttggaacTGTGGTCCCATCACAAGAATCTTTGTTTCCAGAGAAAACTTCTGAATTTCTCAGGGAGTTGCCTAAGCTTCATAAG GGAGTGACCATGAGTAAACCTCAGGTGACCAGGGCAGCAGCTGTTACTGATCTGAATCGCCATCATTATCAGCATGCCCAGGAGGGAAGGAAGCACTATATTGCATCTGATAAGTTAGATGATAATCTTTGGAATTTTGCTTCTTCGACGGATGTTGTAGATAGAGAGAAAGATCGTAACATGACGCAG GCAATAAAGAAGATTCTTAGTGAGAGTTTTTCTGAAGAGGAAGAAGCACAACCACAAATACTCTTATATAAGAATCTGTGGCTGGAGGCTGAAGCAGCATTGTGTTCTGTCAATTATAAGGCTCGCTTTAATCAAATGAAGATTGAGATGGAGAAATGCAAGTCTTTTAAATCGAAAG ATTTGTCTGAAAACACTACAGTTGCTTCAGAAGTATCAAAAAATAATGCAGGGGTGGAGAAAATATCATGTTCCTTTTCTCCTGATATAAACATGTCTGATGAATTGAAGCCTGAGGTTAATGATGATTCAATTCAGGATGTTCCTGTTACCGCACCTCTGATTGTAACCACAGGCGATCATCCTCATGATGTCATGGCCAGATTTAATATTCTGAAATGCATAGTGGAAAGTGCAAACAATACAACAGCTATAGATGCATCTAAGCTATCAAGCTCCCAAGTTTCTTATGATCTGAATGAGTATGACAGAATGGCACCTGCAGCTAAGGATGATCAAACCCCTGACCTGTCATCCTGGGGTTTGCCTGTCTTGAGCCCAACAATTCTTCATGATAATCCTGAGGCTTCCATCATGGCTAGATTCCAGATCCTCAAAAACCGTGTTGATAATACAGTTTGTGCAAATACAGATGGTGTACTCCCACAAACTTTCAATCTTGATTTTGCAGGAGTGAAAAAGCATGAGCCAGCTGAGGATGAAGTTTTGGACAGGAATATGGAACCTATCTCGTTGCATAACTTTTCTAGCCATGTTGAAGACAAGTTAACAACGGAGTTCTGTCTACATGTTAAGGATGATCCTGTGATCCACGTTCACAGGACGGACAGGTTGGGAAATCAACTTCCTGGTTCTCCTTATGATAGTTCATCATCGGATTGGGAACATGTGTCGAAGGAAGAGTTGCCAGGGCAGAATTGTTGA
- the LOC123220193 gene encoding uncharacterized protein LOC123220193 isoform X2 yields MMGFGSSFSSSSNLSASAQPFTVDRSVSKPLVDLSEPPLNWLNTHPLSFDSSIKTSNFVEAKPYYPSFISPTYDDYTQSLTSLWDGSNAWNYPKNDINVSDFPVHKDHMDAVAHSPKVLHLCEEKSQMLGFDKLGSCKIDGFDYKSFSGQNTEFMPVEYSSKSYVGPSSVFPETYSLASYEKVINPNDITSVRKSSPGLVIRAPNTTSFNNQGIGSLDLTMDFAANSNLFEGKVHVDSSKGNCNLEGDNLSFLELSTEKKEKLLSNISVTKDPFRTNSGLQVTHSSPSGNESLNCFENSSDSLDHFNHAVDSPCWKGVPISHYSALETCGSAPPQLTKTIEACSGSNLTGPTNNTIKFQKPSEFPVPSPERISVAKMLIQEFGSLGDVKEGSYPLKSSYGHGFQLSDDIEESRKEYALSKKSFYGLNLKPFHSTQQSLEEGKLTSERKCKSGTGVADVGMNTSDFSEGCSLHVPFHATEHVLSSPPAVEAAPSEPSKMCGKELAPKICVQTLINTMQNLSELLLSYCSNEACELKSQELSVLKNVINNLDKCILKNFGTVVPSQESLFPEKTSEFLRELPKLHKGVTMSKPQVTRAAAVTDLNRHHYQHAQEGRKHYIASDKLDDNLWNFASSTDVVDREKDRNMTQAIKKILSESFSEEEEAQPQILLYKNLWLEAEAALCSVNYKARFNQMKIEMEKCKSFKSKVASEVSKNNAGVEKISCSFSPDINMSDELKPEVNDDSIQDVPVTAPLIVTTGDHPHDVMARFNILKCIVESANNTTAIDASKLSSSQVSYDLNEYDRMAPAAKDDQTPDLSSWGLPVLSPTILHDNPEASIMARFQILKNRVDNTVCANTDGVLPQTFNLDFAGVKKHEPAEDEVLDRNMEPISLHNFSSHVEDKLTTEFCLHVKDDPVIHVHRTDRLGNQLPGSPYDSSSSDWEHVSKEELPGQNC; encoded by the exons ATGATGGGTTTTGGTTCCTCTTTCTCCTCATCGTCTAATTTATCTGCTTCAGCTCAACCCTTCACAGTTGATCGTTCTGTATCGAAACCCCTTGTGGATTTGAGTGAACCACCTTTGAATTGGCTTAATACTCACCCTTTGTCTTTTGATTCCTCTATTAAAACTAGTAATTTTGTCGAAGCCAAGCCTTATTATCCCTCTTTTATATCGCCCACCTATGATGACTACACTCAATCCTTGACTAGCTTGTGGGACGGATCAAACGCTTGGAATTATCCCAAAAACGATATCAACGTCTCTGATTTTCCCGTTCACAAGGATCATATGGATGCAG TAGCACATTCACCCAAGGTCCTACACCTGTGTGAAGAGAAATCTCAGATGCTTGGCTTTGACAAACTGGGATCTTGTAAAATTGATGGATTTGATTATAAATCCTTCTCAGGGCAAAATACCGAGTTCATGCCTGTTGAGTATTCAAGCAAATCATATGTTGGACCCAGTTCAGTATTCCCTGAAACCTATTCTCTGGCATCATATGAGAAAGTTATTAATCCAAATGATATTACATCAGTCAGGAAATCTTCCCCTGGGCTTGTCATTAGAGCACCAAATACAACTTCATTTAACAATCAAGGAATTGGCAGCCTTGATCTCACTATGGACTTTGCTGCAAATAGTAATTTATTTGAAGGCAAAGTTCATGTGGATTCTAGTAAAGGAAACTGTAACCTAGAAGGGGATAATCTTAGTTTTTTGGAATTATCcacagaaaagaaagaaaagctgTTGAGCAACATAAGTGTGACTAAGGATCCCTTCAGGACAAATTCTGGACTTCAGGTCACTCATAGTAGTCCAAGTGGTAATGAATCCTTGAATTGTTTTGAGAATTCTTCTGATAGTTTAGATCATTTTAATCATGCTGTGGATTCACCCTGCTGGAAAGGAGTTCCAATTTCTCATTATTCTGCACTTGAAACCTGTGGGTCTGCCCCTCCACAACTTACAAAGACAATAGAAGCATGCAGTGGCTCCAATCTTACTGGGCCAACCAATAACACTATAAAGTTTCAGAAACCAAGTGAATTTCCAGTGCCTTCTCCAGAAAGAATTTCTGTTGCTAAAATGTTAATTCAGGAATTTGGATCACTTGGTGATGTGAAAGAAGGATCCTACCCTCTGAAATCAAGCTATGGCCATGGGTTTCAGCTTTCCGATGATATTGAAGAATCAAGAAAAGAATATGCTCTCTCCAAGAAGTCATTCTATGGGTTAAATTTGAAACCTTTCCATTCCACACAACAAAGTCTTGAGGAAGGTAAATTGACTTCAGAAAGAAAGTGCAAATCAGGCACTGGTGTTGCAGATGTTGGGATGAATACTAGTGATTTCTCAGAAGGTTGTTCATTACATGTGCCATTCCATGCTACAGAGCATGTCTTGAGTTCACCTCCTGCTGTAGAAGCTGCCCCCTCTGAGCCTAGTAAAATGTGTGGCAAAGAATTAGCTCCTAAGATTTGTGTCCAGACATTGATTAATACAATGCAGAACCTATCAGAATTGCTTCTATCTTATTGTTCAAATGAAGCATGTGAATTGAAGAGCCAAGAACTTTCTGTCCTTAAGAATGTGATCAACAACCTTgataaatgtatattaaaaaattttggaacTGTGGTCCCATCACAAGAATCTTTGTTTCCAGAGAAAACTTCTGAATTTCTCAGGGAGTTGCCTAAGCTTCATAAG GGAGTGACCATGAGTAAACCTCAGGTGACCAGGGCAGCAGCTGTTACTGATCTGAATCGCCATCATTATCAGCATGCCCAGGAGGGAAGGAAGCACTATATTGCATCTGATAAGTTAGATGATAATCTTTGGAATTTTGCTTCTTCGACGGATGTTGTAGATAGAGAGAAAGATCGTAACATGACGCAG GCAATAAAGAAGATTCTTAGTGAGAGTTTTTCTGAAGAGGAAGAAGCACAACCACAAATACTCTTATATAAGAATCTGTGGCTGGAGGCTGAAGCAGCATTGTGTTCTGTCAATTATAAGGCTCGCTTTAATCAAATGAAGATTGAGATGGAGAAATGCAAGTCTTTTAAATCGAAAG TTGCTTCAGAAGTATCAAAAAATAATGCAGGGGTGGAGAAAATATCATGTTCCTTTTCTCCTGATATAAACATGTCTGATGAATTGAAGCCTGAGGTTAATGATGATTCAATTCAGGATGTTCCTGTTACCGCACCTCTGATTGTAACCACAGGCGATCATCCTCATGATGTCATGGCCAGATTTAATATTCTGAAATGCATAGTGGAAAGTGCAAACAATACAACAGCTATAGATGCATCTAAGCTATCAAGCTCCCAAGTTTCTTATGATCTGAATGAGTATGACAGAATGGCACCTGCAGCTAAGGATGATCAAACCCCTGACCTGTCATCCTGGGGTTTGCCTGTCTTGAGCCCAACAATTCTTCATGATAATCCTGAGGCTTCCATCATGGCTAGATTCCAGATCCTCAAAAACCGTGTTGATAATACAGTTTGTGCAAATACAGATGGTGTACTCCCACAAACTTTCAATCTTGATTTTGCAGGAGTGAAAAAGCATGAGCCAGCTGAGGATGAAGTTTTGGACAGGAATATGGAACCTATCTCGTTGCATAACTTTTCTAGCCATGTTGAAGACAAGTTAACAACGGAGTTCTGTCTACATGTTAAGGATGATCCTGTGATCCACGTTCACAGGACGGACAGGTTGGGAAATCAACTTCCTGGTTCTCCTTATGATAGTTCATCATCGGATTGGGAACATGTGTCGAAGGAAGAGTTGCCAGGGCAGAATTGTTGA